From the Halomonas sp. MCCC 1A13316 genome, the window GGAGATGCAGGTGCTGGCCGAGGAGATCCGACCGGCGCATATATGTCTGGTACCGGAGAAGCGCGAGGAACTGACCACCGAAGGGGGCCTGGACGTAGTTGGCGGTTTCGATACGATCGCTGCTGCCTGTCGTCGCCTGGCGGCTGTAGGCTGCGAAGTGTCGCTGTTCATCGACCCCGAACCTAGCCAGATCGAGGCGGCCAAGCGCGCCGGGGCGCCGGTGATCGAGCTGCATACCGGAGCCTATGCCGAGTGCACGGGGCAGGCGGCCCGTGAGGAACATGCGCGGCTGACGGCGGCAACGGAGATGGCGCTTGAGCTGGGGCTCACGGTCAATGCCGGGCATGGCCTGCATTATCACAACGTCGAGGCGATCGCGGCGATCCCGGGCCTGCATGAACTCAATATTGGCCATGCCATCATGGCGCGAGCGCTGTTCGTCGGGCTCAAGGAGGCAGTGGCCGAGATGAAGCGGCTGCTGATAGCCGGCCAGGAGGCGGGTTTCATCGCCTCGCTGGAGGAGCACGACCACGATCACGATCATCACGAGCACGAATGATCATCGGCGTCGGCACCGACATCGCTCGGGTGGCACGCTTCGAGGCCGCCATGGCGCGCCATGGGGAGCGCTTCTCGGTGCGTGTGCTCGGTGAGCTTGAGCGTGAGCACTGGGCGCTGCGCGTCAACAAGGCAG encodes:
- the pdxJ gene encoding pyridoxine 5'-phosphate synthase, with protein sequence MYPPRILLGVNIDHIATLRQARGTRYPDPVQAAALAEEAGADGITVHLREDRRHIQERDVRILAEVLNTRMNLEMAVTEEMQVLAEEIRPAHICLVPEKREELTTEGGLDVVGGFDTIAAACRRLAAVGCEVSLFIDPEPSQIEAAKRAGAPVIELHTGAYAECTGQAAREEHARLTAATEMALELGLTVNAGHGLHYHNVEAIAAIPGLHELNIGHAIMARALFVGLKEAVAEMKRLLIAGQEAGFIASLEEHDHDHDHHEHE